The window TCGAGCCCGAGCATTTCTACACCAGCGCCCTTGCCACCGCCGGCTTTCTGGCCTCCCAGCGTCCCGGCGGTTCGGTCTTTGTCATCGGCGAGCCGGGCCTCATCCAGGCCCTCTACGACGTTGGCTTTACCATGAACAACGTGAACCCCGACTACGTGGTGGTGGGCGAAGGCAGGGGCTACAGCCTCGAAGCCATCGAACGCGCCGTCCGCCTCGTGCTCGGCGGCGCCCGCCTCATCGGCACCAACCCGGACATCACCGGCCCCACCGAAGCCGGCATAGTCCCCGCCTGCGGTTCCCTCGTCGCCCCCATCGAAATGTCCACGGGCATCAAAGCCTATTTCGTCGGCAAGCCCAACCCCCTCATGATGCGCCAGGGCCTCCGCCGCCTCAACGCCCGCCGCGAGGACACCGTCATCATAGGCGACCGCATGGACACCGACATCGTAGCCGGAGTGGA is drawn from Leadbettera azotonutricia ZAS-9 and contains these coding sequences:
- a CDS encoding HAD-IIA family hydrolase, translated to MKDLALIRAKKAFIIDMDGVIYHGNSVLKGAGEFVEWLEKSGKAYLFLTNSSERSPLELSQKLDRLGISVEPEHFYTSALATAGFLASQRPGGSVFVIGEPGLIQALYDVGFTMNNVNPDYVVVGEGRGYSLEAIERAVRLVLGGARLIGTNPDITGPTEAGIVPACGSLVAPIEMSTGIKAYFVGKPNPLMMRQGLRRLNARREDTVIIGDRMDTDIVAGVESEIETVLVLSGVTTLEEIPSFPYQPRHILEGVFEIAE